One Bacteroidota bacterium genomic window, GTGAATATGTTGGCAATAAAGCAAGGGAAAGTCGATCAGTGAATTTTCTGGCAACAATAATCTGGTGAACATAGGATAATCGGTGTTCGAATTTTTTGTATCGTTCATCCAGGTCCCTTTCAGGTGTAAATGCCATAATGGAAAAAAGAGTAACGGAAACAGGCATTGATTTAGTGGATTGCTCAAGTAATTTGTATTTGATTGAACCATCCAGGTGTTCCATAGTTTTACTCCTGCCAATACCAATTTGTAACTTATCGCAAATGCCGTAATCAAAAGAAAAACGAATGTTTGAAGCATTGTCAAACCCCCAAAGAGTATGTCCACCGCCACTTTGAGAGCCAATGTTTCCAAACCTATGCGTTATACGAAAATCCAGAACACGTTTTTTTACAGTTTCGTTTGTTTGCGCGTTAATAACCTTGAGTGCCTTAAATGTTGCGAATACTTTTTCATTGCTTGCTTCATTTTCACCCATTAGTTCAAGAAGGTCTTCCTGGGAAGAAACGCTCAGCGTTGCAAATAGTGTGAAAAACAGGATTAGAGAAAAATATTTCATTTGTATGTATTTAGATAATCTTAATTATGAAAAAAAGGAAAATGGATAGGTGGAATATTAGGATTTATTTGCTATTCTATTTTGGTTCATAATTAAAAACAGCTGTAACTTCAACGGATTCAGCAATGTTTTTAACAACGGCTTTTGGGATCTTTATTTTATGATCTTTTAAATCAATCCCAAATTTGGTGTTCAGTGTAAGTGCATTGTTTTTTATATCCAGGGTTCCCTCTAATGTTCTTTTTTGTTTTACTCCGTGTACTTCAAGCTCTCCAATTGCGGTAACTTTATAGGATCCGTTTTTTGAATAATCAATTGCTTCAATAATGCTACCTTTGAAAATTGCAGTTTTATATTTGTCGCTTTCCATGTAGTTTTCATTGAAATGCTCTTCCATAAGTGCCTTTTCAAATTTAAATGCTCGTATTCCAAACACAACTACAATTTCATTTGTTTTGGAATTTATAATTGATTTTCCCTCTTTATTTAAGGCATAAATATCTTCAAGTGGCGCTTTTGAAAAAAAAGAAACTTCTCCTGAAACAGAGTTAAAAAGATGCTGTGCCTGAATAATGTATGGCAAAATCAAGAATAGAAGGAGTAGGATTCTTTTCATAATAGAATTAGATAGATTTTTTTAGTGCATTTAAATTAATTTTCCTTACTTCCACTAGTAATCCAACATTCGAACTTTGCTATATCTTCGGCGGACAAAGGGCTTCCTGAAGGCATGTCCTTTTTTGTCACCACCCGTTCCCTCAAAGATCCATTATCAACTTTTGTTTTTACTCCCAGGTAAGTTGTGTAATCTCCATTTGGGGAGCCACTGTTATGACAGCCATTAATCGAGCAACGACTGTTAATAATAGGTTTGATGTCTGAATTATAAGAATAATTTTCTAAAGTACAATCAAACTTAGTATCTTCTGTCTTTTTCTTTGAGCAGGATTCCGTAAAAAAAAGTACAAGGGATAAAAAAAATATAAAATGAATACATTTCATAAAGAATAATTTGCTTTTGGATTTAAAAAAGAAAATCAACAATCTTTTTTAGAAACAGTTATTACCCCGCTCATACTAGGAGCATGAGGAGTACAAACATAATTATAAACGCCTTCAACCTGAAGAATGTATGTGAATGATTTATTGTTTTCACTTATATTGGCATCCCAAACAACTGCACCTGTTGGAATATCGGGTTTAGAAGTTGTGGTATGTCCTCCGGATTCCCAAATCCACTCAATAGTATCACCAACAGTTGCGGATACATTTGCTGGCAAAAATTTATAATCCGAAACACCTATTGTTATTTTTTTTGAAACAACTTCACATACATGAACATGAACTACAGGAATTTCAAACCTGTCATAAGTGCATGAAGAAAAAACCATTGCAAAAATACAAACAACAATTAAAGGAATCAGAAAAGCTCTTTTGATGTTTTTCAAATCCATAGTTAATTTTTTACAATACGAATTGTGTTTTTATTCTGATTTTGATTAGTAAGTGTAACAAAATAAATTCCATTAGGAATTGAACCTATTTCAGGAAAATTACTTTCGTCAATTATGGTGATTTTGTTGTTTAAATTAACTGAGATGATTTTTTTTCCCAATATATCTGTAATAATGGCCTCATTGTAATCACTTCCTTTTTTGTCTATGTGAATAGAATTAATAAAAGGGTTAGGATAAATGGAAACATCTTTAGCTGTTTTAGCTGTAGATGCTACCCCTAATGGTTCACTTGCAGTAAATGATCCCGCCATACTAGCAATATGAAAGGAACACTGATAATTATAGGTTCCCACATGGGTAACTTTATAATCAAAGCTGGTGTTGGTTGAATTCATTGGATTATCCCAGGAGCTTGCTCCAGTTGGCACGGAAGTGGAAGTTGTAGTATGAGACCCACCTGACCAGGTCCATCTTACGGTATCCCCAACAAAAACACTAGGTAATGAAGAGGGCGAAAACGAAAAATCGGCTACATTAACCTGATGAATTGTTGCTTTTGCTGAAAAAACCAGAATTAAGCAAAGCATAGGTAAAGTAATAGCTTGAAGAAGAATTTGTATGTTTTTTTTCATAATTTATTTATTGGTTTTTTATAAAATTCAAACTTTATTCATTAACCTCTAATAAACAAGGTTTTAACAAATGTAATAAATAATCCTGTTTATATAAAAAAAGATTAATTTTGTCATCGTAAATTTTAAGATATGGCCACAGATAGATTTCAAGCTCCTGATTATTTCCAAATGGATGAGCTGCTTACAGATGAACATAAATTAGTACGTGATACAGTGCGTGCATGGGTTAAAAAAGAGGTATCTCCAATTATAGAGGAAGCTTGCCAGAAAGCTGAATTCCCAAGGCAATTAATCAAAGGGCTGGCTGAGGTAGGTGCTTTTGGCCCTTATATTCCCCAAGAATATGGTGGAGCTGGTTTGGATCAAATATCCTATGGATTAATTATGCAGGAACTCGAAAGAGGAGATTCTGGAATCAGATCAACAGCCTCTGTTCAAAGTTCACTGGTAATGTATCCCATTTATACTTTTGGAACAGAAGAACAAAAAAGAAAATTTCTTCCAAAACTTGCAGCAGGTGAAATGTTGGGTTGTTTTGGATTAACAGAGCCTGATCATGGTTCAAATCCTTCAGGAATGATCTCAAATATTAAAGACAAAGGGGATTATTATTTATTGAACGGGGCTAAAATGTGGATTTCAAACGCCCCTTATGCAGATATTGCAGTAGTTTGGGCTAAAGATGAGCAAGGTGCAATAAGGGGAATGATTGTGGAAAGAGGAATGAATGGATTCACAACACCGGAAACTCATGGAAAATGGTCTTTAAGAGCGAGTGCTACAGGAGAACTTGTTTTTGACAATGTTAAAATTCCAAAAGAAAATATTTTTCCTGATGTTAAGGGATTGAAAGGTCCTTTGAGTTGTCTTAACTCTGCCCGCTATGGTATTGCCTGGGGTGGAATAGGTGCAGCAATGGATTGTTATGATTCTGCATTAAGGTATTCAAAGGAAAGAATCCAATTCGGTAAACCCATTGGAGGTTTTCAGCTTACTCAAAAAAAACTGGCTGAAATGATTACAGAAATCACAAAGGCTCAATTGCTAACCTGGAGACTGGGTGTACTCAAAAATGAACACCGTGCCACACCTGCTCAAATTTCAATGGCAAAACGCAACAATGTTAATATGGCATTAGAAATTGCGCGTCAAGCAAGGCAAATACATGGTGGTATGGGCATAACCGGAGAATTTCCAATAATGCGTCATATGATGAACCTGGAATCGGTAATTACCTATGAGGGTACTCATGATATTCATTTACTCATTACAGGAATGGATGTTACCGGAATCAGCGCTTTTGAATAAACAAGAGTTTAAATAAATCAATAATAATATTATTTATTGATTATGGATAATACAACAAGTGCTATTGCCAGAACTAAAAAGATGTGCATAATAGCCCCTATGCCAATTAGGAAAAAACCAACAATCCAGATTAAAAATGAATTAACGGCAAAAGTTGAAGTAAGTCTGTCAAATTTTGGCCCTTGATAAGGTTTGGGTATTTTAACTTTTCTTTTAACCACCAAATTTAGTTGTTCGCTTTTTCTGACTTCAACTTTTGATTGCTTTGGAAAAGGCTTTTTAAAATTCTTTTTATCATTCTTTACAAGAACAATATGTTCTTTTGGCACAAGTAAAGAATCAGGTAATATCACCAGCTCTTCTAATGGAGGTTCAGGGCGTACAATACGGTTTGTGAATTCATCTTTTAAACTAATATCAGAGTATTGGTAACTCTTTAGACCAGTATATCTGGCTGAACTACAGCTATTGATCAAGGATAAAAACAGTATTGAAATACAAAAAGAGAAAAACAAGTAGTGCTTTTTTTTCATTTTCAAGATAGGTATAAATGCATATCATTTATTTTTAGTCTTGAAAATTTCCTGCCTATGAAAAATTCACTTTTTTGTTTGCGTAATTTCTATTAACTACAAGCCTTTGATGGGATTTTTCAAAGCATTGATATTTGTTTTTTTCGTAAGCATTTCCACAAAATGGGGTTATTTAAACCATGGCTTTGGTTTAAAATTAGAGGGTAATAAAAATTTATTCCTGAAGTTTTAAGGTTCAAATTTAAAGTCAAAAAAGCGATCGTATAATCTAATCCGGATTAAATTAAAACCACTCTTTTAAAAATAGAAAATAAGATGATTTTTTTTATGGCATATTTTTACTATCCAAATAGGATAACCTGCCTGGTATGGGAATTTTAACAGGTGGACAAAAGCTTGTATTTGGGGGAATTTCTGCCCCAATTGTGGAATTTTTTTCTCGGAAACAAAAATAAATATTTGAGGTGATAAATTTAATTTTATTGTAACTCATTAACATTCTATTGGTTTGCTTAATGCTGCAAATGTAAATTAAACTGTGGCAAGAATGTTTCATAAAGGAAAATACAGTAATAATTAAAGGATTAACTAAAACTAATTTATTATGAAATCTATACTTACCACCAAAAGCAAAAAAAACTTTACAGGAAAAAATGAAATTATTATATTGAATTTTACAGAAGATGATAACATTGATGATTTAATAAGGGAGTTTGAGGAAGATAAGATGCTTTCAAGAGAAAACGAAGCAATTAATATGGTTACAGAAATTAATTTCTTAAACAGCATCAGGTTTAATAACCTTTCAAGAGTAGCATAATTAAAAATAATCAATAATTAAATCAGTAAAAATGAGCACGGTTAAAATAAAAGGTAACTGGAACAGTCAAAAAGCAAAGATAAAAAGTCAGCTTTCGAATTTTAATAACACAGAGGATTTATATAATGTGGAAGAAG contains:
- a CDS encoding YceI family protein; the encoded protein is MKRILLLLFLILPYIIQAQHLFNSVSGEVSFFSKAPLEDIYALNKEGKSIINSKTNEIVVVFGIRAFKFEKALMEEHFNENYMESDKYKTAIFKGSIIEAIDYSKNGSYKVTAIGELEVHGVKQKRTLEGTLDIKNNALTLNTKFGIDLKDHKIKIPKAVVKNIAESVEVTAVFNYEPK
- a CDS encoding T9SS type A sorting domain-containing protein, whose amino-acid sequence is MKKNIQILLQAITLPMLCLILVFSAKATIHQVNVADFSFSPSSLPSVFVGDTVRWTWSGGSHTTTSTSVPTGASSWDNPMNSTNTSFDYKVTHVGTYNYQCSFHIASMAGSFTASEPLGVASTAKTAKDVSIYPNPFINSIHIDKKGSDYNEAIITDILGKKIISVNLNNKITIIDESNFPEIGSIPNGIYFVTLTNQNQNKNTIRIVKN
- a CDS encoding acyl-CoA dehydrogenase family protein; translated protein: MATDRFQAPDYFQMDELLTDEHKLVRDTVRAWVKKEVSPIIEEACQKAEFPRQLIKGLAEVGAFGPYIPQEYGGAGLDQISYGLIMQELERGDSGIRSTASVQSSLVMYPIYTFGTEEQKRKFLPKLAAGEMLGCFGLTEPDHGSNPSGMISNIKDKGDYYLLNGAKMWISNAPYADIAVVWAKDEQGAIRGMIVERGMNGFTTPETHGKWSLRASATGELVFDNVKIPKENIFPDVKGLKGPLSCLNSARYGIAWGGIGAAMDCYDSALRYSKERIQFGKPIGGFQLTQKKLAEMITEITKAQLLTWRLGVLKNEHRATPAQISMAKRNNVNMALEIARQARQIHGGMGITGEFPIMRHMMNLESVITYEGTHDIHLLITGMDVTGISAFE